The following proteins are encoded in a genomic region of Clostridium kluyveri:
- a CDS encoding DUF3788 family protein: protein MLNKQIIPSLNEIYETIGKESILYLEKLHQFMIDSYELSIRLKFRFGSDHG from the coding sequence ATGCTTAACAAACAAATAATTCCATCATTAAATGAAATATATGAAACTATTGGAAAGGAAAGTATTTTATATCTTGAAAAACTACACCAATTTATGATTGATTCTTATGAACTATCAATTAGACTTAAATTTCGTTTTGGAAGTGACCATGGATGA